From a single Candidatus Nanopelagicales bacterium genomic region:
- a CDS encoding alpha/beta hydrolase: MPAIPGTPATRTIDTDRGPVEFLEAGDGPAVLVVHGSPGGADAGWLMAQFLLTAGFRVVVPSRPGYLGTPLTEANASIDAQSDLHAALLTALEIPQAGVLCWSGGGPSSYRMAVRHADRVTALVAVAAVSRRYEWHLGMDEKFTFGTRPGNWLIGMMARHQPEKLIAATLSTEGDLDKEQIQQLVAQVCADPVQRQFVLSLAGTVSHRGDRRAGTDNDMTTFAAIDSLQLDSVQVPVLLVQGTADTDLPPSYTDFAAGQLPDNTVLTIPDGTHLAVWASADAASAQTRIVDFLRR; encoded by the coding sequence ATGCCTGCGATCCCCGGCACCCCGGCCACACGCACGATCGACACCGACCGCGGCCCGGTCGAGTTCCTCGAAGCGGGCGATGGACCAGCCGTGCTCGTGGTCCATGGCAGCCCGGGCGGCGCCGACGCGGGCTGGCTGATGGCCCAGTTCCTGCTCACTGCCGGATTCCGGGTCGTGGTCCCGTCGCGGCCGGGCTACCTGGGAACGCCGCTGACAGAAGCCAACGCATCGATCGACGCGCAGTCGGACCTCCACGCGGCCCTCCTGACCGCGCTCGAGATTCCACAGGCCGGGGTGTTGTGCTGGTCCGGAGGCGGTCCGTCGTCGTATCGGATGGCGGTGCGGCACGCGGACCGGGTCACCGCACTGGTGGCGGTGGCGGCTGTCAGCCGGCGGTACGAATGGCATCTGGGCATGGACGAGAAGTTCACGTTCGGCACCCGGCCGGGCAACTGGCTCATCGGCATGATGGCCCGACATCAGCCCGAGAAGTTGATCGCCGCCACCTTGTCCACGGAGGGTGATCTGGACAAGGAACAGATCCAACAGTTGGTCGCCCAGGTCTGCGCCGACCCGGTGCAGCGACAGTTCGTCCTGAGCCTCGCGGGCACGGTCAGCCACCGGGGGGATCGCCGCGCCGGAACCGACAACGACATGACGACGTTCGCCGCCATCGACTCGCTGCAACTCGACTCGGTTCAGGTTCCGGTCTTGTTGGTCCAGGGCACCGCCGACACCGACCTGCCGCCCTCCTACACCGATTTCGCCGCCGGGCAGCTGCCGGACAACACCGTCCTCACCATTCCGGACGGCACCCATCTGGCGGTGTGGGCGTCCGCGGACGCCGCCAGTGCGCAGACCCGGATCGTCGATTTCCTGCGGCGGTAG
- the rpmA gene encoding 50S ribosomal protein L27, with amino-acid sequence MAHKKGAASTKNGRDSNSQRLGVKRFGGQLVGAGEIIVRQHGTHFHPGDNVGRGGDDTLFALSAGTVEFGTARGRRVVNVRPSA; translated from the coding sequence ATGGCGCACAAGAAGGGCGCGGCGTCCACCAAAAACGGCCGCGACAGCAACTCCCAGCGGCTCGGCGTGAAGCGCTTCGGCGGTCAGCTCGTCGGTGCGGGCGAGATCATCGTGCGCCAGCACGGCACCCACTTCCACCCGGGCGACAACGTCGGCCGCGGCGGTGACGACACTTTGTTCGCGCTGTCGGCCGGAACGGTCGAGTTCGGCACGGCGCGTGGTCGCCGCGTGGTCAACGTCCGTCCCTCTGCCTGA
- the rplU gene encoding 50S ribosomal protein L21 produces the protein MYAIVRAGGHQEKVAVGDEIDVNRLADAPGDTVALPAVLVVDGASVTSQADALSGVKVTAEVVQHHRGDKITVLRYKNKTGYRRRQGHRQDLTRLRVTGIEGV, from the coding sequence ATGTACGCCATCGTCCGCGCCGGAGGGCACCAGGAGAAGGTCGCCGTCGGCGACGAGATCGACGTCAACCGGCTGGCCGACGCCCCCGGAGACACCGTGGCGCTGCCCGCTGTCCTGGTCGTCGATGGCGCTTCGGTGACGAGCCAGGCCGACGCACTGTCCGGCGTGAAGGTCACCGCCGAGGTCGTCCAGCACCACCGCGGCGACAAGATCACCGTGCTGCGTTACAAGAACAAGACCGGCTACCGCCGGCGCCAGGGTCACCGCCAGGACCTGACCCGGCTGCGGGTCACCGGGATCGAAGGAGTCTGA
- a CDS encoding TIGR03960 family B12-binding radical SAM protein: MAASLYPQLEPLLASVTKPIQYVGGEVNSVVKDWDSVAVRWALVYPDAYEVGSPNQGLQILYEVLNERPDALAERGYAVWPDLEEQLRGAGLPSFTVDAHHSLADFDVVGVSLATELGYTNLLTLLDLAGIPLHAADRGDDHPIVLVGGHAAFNPEPMAAFIDAAVLGDGEQAVGRVTDIIAAWQSAGRPGGRTAVLEQLARTGSVYVPGFYDVDYAPDGAITRIAPNRPGIPWRVSKHTLMDLDEWPYPKAPIVPVAETIHERMSVEIFRGCTRGCRFCQAGMITRPVRERSTTTIADMVDCGIARTGFDEVGLLSLSSADHSEIAGMTRTLADRYTDTRTSLSLPSTRVDAFNIDLAEELSRNGRRSGLTFAPEGGSERLRRVINKTVTEDDLIRTVTAAYAGGWRHVKLYFMCGLPTETDEDVLQIGRVAREVIRAGREAAGRRDIRCTVSIGGFVPKPHTPFQWAAQLDAVETDRRLALLRDDIRADRDYGRAIGFRYHDGQPGIIEGLLARGDRRVADVIETMWRSGGRFDGWSEHFSYARWADAAEMVWHDSPLSLEWFTTRERPFDEVLPWQHLDSGLEAEWLWQDWRDALAGDEVGDCRWTPCSQCGVCDQMDTVIQIGPFSPNRPHESPA; encoded by the coding sequence ATGGCGGCTTCGCTGTACCCGCAGTTGGAGCCCCTGCTCGCCTCGGTGACCAAACCCATTCAGTACGTCGGTGGCGAGGTCAACTCGGTCGTCAAGGACTGGGATTCGGTCGCGGTCCGATGGGCACTGGTCTATCCGGACGCCTACGAGGTCGGGTCGCCCAACCAAGGGCTCCAGATCCTCTACGAGGTCCTGAACGAGCGCCCCGACGCCTTGGCGGAACGTGGCTACGCCGTGTGGCCCGACCTCGAAGAGCAGCTGCGCGGCGCGGGGTTGCCGTCGTTCACGGTCGATGCGCACCACTCACTGGCGGACTTCGACGTCGTCGGTGTGAGCCTGGCCACCGAACTCGGCTACACGAATCTGCTCACCCTGCTCGACCTCGCCGGAATCCCACTGCACGCTGCGGACCGCGGCGACGACCACCCCATCGTGCTGGTCGGTGGCCATGCGGCGTTCAACCCCGAGCCGATGGCGGCGTTCATCGACGCGGCGGTGCTCGGCGACGGCGAACAAGCCGTCGGGCGCGTCACCGACATCATCGCGGCCTGGCAGTCCGCCGGTCGGCCGGGCGGGCGAACGGCCGTCCTCGAGCAGTTGGCTCGCACTGGATCCGTCTACGTACCGGGGTTCTACGACGTCGACTACGCCCCGGACGGGGCCATCACCCGCATCGCCCCCAACCGGCCCGGAATCCCGTGGCGGGTCAGCAAGCACACCCTGATGGACCTCGATGAATGGCCCTACCCCAAAGCGCCCATCGTCCCGGTCGCCGAGACCATCCACGAACGGATGAGTGTGGAGATCTTCCGCGGCTGCACCCGGGGCTGCCGGTTCTGCCAGGCGGGCATGATCACGCGCCCGGTGCGGGAACGCTCCACCACCACGATCGCGGACATGGTCGATTGCGGCATCGCCCGCACCGGGTTCGACGAGGTCGGCCTGCTCAGCCTGTCCAGCGCCGATCACTCCGAGATCGCGGGCATGACTCGGACATTGGCCGACCGCTACACCGACACCCGCACCTCGTTGAGCCTTCCGAGCACCCGGGTCGATGCGTTCAACATCGATCTGGCCGAGGAGTTGTCCCGCAACGGGCGTCGGTCGGGACTCACCTTCGCCCCCGAAGGCGGCAGCGAACGGTTGCGCCGGGTGATCAACAAGACCGTCACCGAGGACGATCTGATCCGCACCGTCACCGCCGCTTACGCGGGCGGCTGGCGCCACGTGAAGCTGTACTTCATGTGTGGGCTGCCCACCGAGACGGACGAGGACGTCCTGCAGATCGGCCGGGTGGCGCGCGAAGTGATCCGCGCAGGGCGAGAAGCTGCCGGCCGCCGGGACATCCGGTGCACGGTGTCCATCGGGGGATTCGTGCCCAAACCCCACACTCCGTTCCAGTGGGCGGCCCAACTGGATGCGGTAGAGACCGATCGACGCCTTGCGCTGCTGCGCGACGACATCCGCGCCGACCGCGACTACGGCCGCGCCATCGGCTTCCGCTATCACGATGGACAGCCGGGAATCATCGAAGGTCTGCTGGCCCGTGGCGACCGGAGGGTTGCCGATGTGATCGAGACCATGTGGCGCAGCGGAGGCCGGTTCGACGGCTGGTCGGAACACTTTTCCTACGCCCGCTGGGCTGACGCCGCCGAGATGGTGTGGCACGACTCACCACTGTCGCTGGAGTGGTTCACCACCCGGGAACGACCCTTCGACGAAGTGCTGCCCTGGCAACACCTCGACTCCGGGCTCGAGGCCGAATGGCTGTGGCAGGACTGGCGGGACGCGTTGGCCGGTGACGAGGTCGGCGACTGCCGCTGGACCCCATGCTCGCAGTGCGGCGTGTGCGACCAGATGGACACCGTCATCCAGATCGGCCCCTTCTCGCCCAATCGGCCGCATGAGAGCCCGGCGTGA
- a CDS encoding TIGR03936 family radical SAM-associated protein, whose product MTRRQPPNEAQPVVTRVRIRYGKSGRMRFASHRDFQRALERAVRRAGLPIAMSGGFTPHPRISYANAAPTGAASEAEYVELGLSAPVAADEVAAALNGALPDGFRILAAAEADRTALADQLQASRWRIELPDRSRERIDAAIATMWQRAPVTVPRLTKSGTRDIAVTDNWVAAEADDDGVLRVVVRAATPTVRPDDIVAALGIGPATVCTREAQGPLVAGAVTNAF is encoded by the coding sequence GTGACGCGCCGACAGCCGCCGAACGAGGCCCAACCGGTCGTCACCCGAGTGCGGATCCGTTACGGCAAGTCCGGGCGCATGCGGTTCGCCAGTCACCGTGACTTCCAGCGGGCCCTGGAACGCGCCGTCCGCAGAGCCGGCCTGCCCATAGCGATGAGTGGGGGATTCACGCCTCATCCCCGCATCTCCTACGCCAACGCCGCACCCACCGGGGCCGCCAGTGAGGCCGAGTACGTCGAACTCGGTCTGTCCGCACCGGTTGCCGCCGACGAGGTGGCCGCCGCGCTCAACGGCGCGCTGCCGGACGGTTTCCGGATCCTCGCCGCTGCCGAGGCCGACCGCACTGCTCTCGCCGACCAGTTGCAGGCCAGTCGCTGGCGTATCGAACTGCCGGACCGCAGCCGCGAGCGGATCGATGCGGCCATCGCCACGATGTGGCAGCGGGCGCCGGTGACCGTCCCACGCCTGACGAAATCCGGTACTCGCGACATTGCGGTCACCGACAACTGGGTGGCTGCCGAAGCCGACGACGACGGGGTCCTGCGGGTCGTCGTCCGGGCTGCGACCCCCACGGTCCGCCCTGACGACATCGTCGCGGCGCTGGGCATCGGACCTGCGACAGTGTGCACCCGGGAGGCGCAGGGCCCGCTCGTCGCCGGGGCCGTGACCAACGCGTTCTGA
- a CDS encoding glycosyltransferase has translation MVGDQGALRLGDLLIQRGMITSEQLSIALRAQHDHGGLLGKHLVLYGFAHRLTIRDAVAAQFGLRVRDLLEYPPDPAVFDIDDPLTLLHRPWLPVARRGSTTLVVTDEVPDAELLREIERSLGTSDIEIQMTTWWDIDQAVTQIYRARLRTLAADSLRIERPIYSAALGIFRWQTLAAWGFLAGLLFMVFVWPGNAVLTIILLGNVLFLTGLIFKVLTSLLGMALVWGRKSPPMTTTADTDLPEYTILVPAFREPNVVAEVIGHMAGMDYPPSKLQILLLLEESDNETIAAAKASSPPQNLKIVVVPEGSPQTKPRACNYGLSLATGERLVIYDAEDVPEPSQLRVVLGAFETLPDNVICVQAPLNYFNAEENILTRMFSLEYSAWFDAMLPGLDATRFPIPLGGTSNHFVTEGLRRVGAWDPYNVTEDADLGLRAEALGYRVSVIHDSGTWEEACSSVPAWIRQRTRWIKGYLVTALVHLRRPWRFVQRFGLRGVFGMAGLIAGTPLMFLAYPLVWIVTVLGATGILQVTGYVPGWLVAASAFNALVGNLLAIAICAVAGFRRHGWRIAAYALLNPFYWFLHSFAAWRALYQLIRSPFRWEKTPHGLVDAHAPPSAQAHPGPG, from the coding sequence ATGGTGGGCGATCAGGGCGCGCTCCGGCTCGGCGACCTCCTCATCCAGCGGGGAATGATCACATCCGAGCAGCTGTCCATCGCCTTGCGTGCCCAGCACGACCACGGTGGCCTGCTGGGTAAGCACCTAGTCCTCTACGGGTTCGCCCACAGGTTGACGATCCGGGACGCCGTCGCGGCGCAGTTCGGTCTGCGCGTGCGGGATCTGCTTGAGTATCCACCGGACCCCGCGGTGTTCGACATCGACGACCCGCTGACACTGCTGCACCGGCCCTGGCTGCCGGTCGCCCGTCGGGGGAGTACGACACTCGTGGTGACCGATGAGGTCCCTGACGCCGAGTTGCTGCGTGAGATCGAACGCTCTCTGGGAACCTCCGACATCGAGATCCAGATGACGACGTGGTGGGACATCGATCAGGCGGTGACCCAGATCTACCGGGCCCGATTGCGCACCCTCGCCGCCGACAGCCTACGTATCGAACGGCCCATCTACTCCGCGGCGCTGGGCATCTTCCGTTGGCAGACCCTTGCAGCCTGGGGCTTCCTGGCAGGGCTGCTGTTCATGGTGTTCGTCTGGCCGGGTAACGCGGTGCTGACGATCATTCTGCTCGGCAATGTTCTGTTCCTCACGGGCTTGATCTTCAAGGTCCTGACCAGCCTGCTCGGCATGGCGCTGGTATGGGGCCGTAAGTCCCCGCCGATGACGACCACCGCTGACACGGATCTCCCCGAGTACACGATCCTGGTGCCGGCCTTCCGGGAACCGAACGTGGTCGCCGAGGTCATCGGGCACATGGCTGGAATGGACTACCCTCCGAGCAAGCTGCAGATCCTGCTGCTCCTCGAGGAGTCCGACAACGAAACAATCGCGGCTGCGAAGGCCAGTTCCCCGCCCCAGAATCTCAAGATCGTGGTGGTCCCGGAGGGCAGCCCGCAGACCAAGCCGCGGGCGTGCAACTACGGGTTGTCGCTGGCTACCGGTGAACGATTGGTGATCTACGACGCCGAGGATGTGCCGGAGCCCTCGCAGTTGCGGGTCGTGCTCGGCGCTTTCGAGACCCTGCCTGACAATGTGATCTGTGTGCAGGCGCCGCTGAACTACTTCAACGCAGAGGAGAACATCCTCACCCGCATGTTCTCCCTGGAGTACTCGGCGTGGTTCGATGCGATGCTGCCCGGCTTGGACGCCACGAGGTTCCCGATCCCGCTGGGTGGTACGTCGAACCATTTCGTGACCGAAGGCCTGCGCCGGGTGGGGGCCTGGGACCCCTACAACGTCACGGAGGACGCCGACCTGGGCCTGCGGGCTGAGGCGCTGGGTTACCGCGTGTCGGTGATCCACGACAGTGGCACGTGGGAGGAGGCGTGTTCGTCGGTGCCGGCCTGGATACGCCAGCGCACCCGCTGGATCAAGGGCTACCTGGTGACGGCCTTGGTCCACTTACGCAGGCCGTGGCGCTTCGTCCAGCGGTTCGGGCTGCGAGGTGTGTTCGGCATGGCAGGACTGATCGCCGGCACCCCGCTGATGTTCCTGGCCTATCCGCTGGTGTGGATCGTGACAGTGCTGGGCGCGACCGGGATTCTGCAGGTCACCGGCTACGTGCCCGGGTGGCTGGTCGCCGCGTCAGCCTTCAACGCGTTGGTCGGCAACCTACTGGCCATCGCCATCTGCGCGGTCGCCGGATTCCGGCGTCACGGGTGGCGGATCGCGGCGTACGCACTGCTCAACCCGTTCTACTGGTTCCTCCACTCGTTCGCGGCATGGCGGGCCCTCTATCAGCTCATCCGCTCGCCGTTCCGGTGGGAGAAGACCCCGCACGGTCTCGTGGACGCGCACGCGCCGCCGTCCGCGCAGGCTCACCCCGGTCCCGGGTGA
- a CDS encoding Rne/Rng family ribonuclease: MLDDDDQTTAETASDKASDAPASETPADSSAGQTPAPRRRRAARRPAGPPPEAQPAFSAAPDPVAPEPEPAAEPESPPAPRTRRRRAAVSFAAPAADNAESGEDSAAPPATGAGVPLFQPPPEVPVKRRSSAQSGKAGTDSEKTDSPDRTDKAEKADNGSTAGDGAEPSDDAAAEKPTSRRRRGRRKPAETPAEGSEPTDAAAEKPKDDSSASESDDEEGGTVRRRRRRRRGGGGGGGDDSGSGRQAKDEVTALKGSTRIEAKKQRRKEGRESGRRRAPLVTEAEFLARRESVTRSMVVRQRGELTQIAVLEDGVLVEHYVNQATATSLVGNVYLGRVQNVLPSMEAAFVDIGRGRNAVLYAGEVNWDAAGLEGQPKRIEQALSSGDKVLVQVTKDPVGHKGARLTSQVSLPGRFIVYVPDGSMTGISRKLPDKERTRLRGILRAALPEGAGVIVRTAAEGASEEDLARDVEYLTSTWEQIQAKAEKANPPAMLHSEPDLALRVVRDIFNSDFESLVVSGDDVADTLVAYVGDNAPGLSERVTRWTGTDDVFAKYRIDEQLAKALDRKVYLPSGGSLVIDRTEAMTVVDVNTGRFTGQGGNLEETVTRNNLEAAEEIVRQIRLRDIGGIIVIDFIDMVLESNRDLVLRRLVECLGRDRTKHQVAEVTSLGLVQMTRKRIGQGLLETFSEPCECCNGRGIKVHSEPLEGRGKDKRPRSVRPPGAHDPIEAARARAAGTDAADSGSEEVGAESAEANGESAESGAEAAPGETEVAPGDVQPDTEDPTDSNPPEGDQSGDAEHPV, encoded by the coding sequence ATGCTCGACGACGACGATCAGACCACAGCCGAAACAGCCTCCGACAAGGCGAGCGACGCTCCTGCTTCCGAGACCCCGGCCGACTCTTCCGCCGGCCAGACGCCTGCGCCGCGGCGTCGCCGGGCCGCCCGCCGACCCGCCGGCCCGCCCCCAGAAGCCCAGCCGGCGTTCTCGGCAGCACCCGACCCCGTCGCGCCGGAGCCCGAGCCAGCAGCCGAGCCAGAGTCACCTCCGGCTCCCCGCACCCGCCGCCGTCGGGCGGCCGTGTCCTTCGCAGCCCCAGCAGCCGATAACGCCGAGTCCGGCGAGGACTCCGCGGCCCCCCCGGCCACAGGTGCGGGCGTGCCGCTCTTCCAACCCCCACCCGAGGTCCCCGTGAAGCGGCGCAGCAGTGCCCAGTCGGGCAAAGCCGGAACCGATAGCGAGAAGACAGACAGTCCCGACAGGACCGACAAGGCCGAGAAGGCCGACAACGGGAGCACCGCCGGCGACGGGGCGGAACCCAGCGACGACGCCGCAGCCGAGAAGCCGACCTCGCGCCGCCGACGTGGCCGGCGCAAGCCGGCTGAAACGCCCGCGGAGGGCAGCGAACCCACCGACGCCGCGGCGGAGAAGCCGAAAGACGACTCATCCGCCTCAGAGTCCGATGACGAGGAGGGCGGCACGGTCCGCCGCCGTCGCCGGCGACGCCGCGGAGGCGGTGGTGGCGGTGGCGACGACTCCGGTTCGGGCAGGCAAGCCAAGGACGAAGTCACGGCCCTGAAGGGGTCGACCCGGATCGAGGCCAAGAAACAGCGCCGCAAGGAGGGTCGCGAGTCCGGCCGCCGCCGAGCACCGCTGGTCACCGAAGCCGAGTTCCTCGCCCGTCGGGAATCCGTCACCCGCTCCATGGTGGTGCGGCAGCGCGGCGAACTCACCCAGATCGCCGTGCTCGAAGACGGTGTGCTGGTCGAGCACTACGTCAACCAGGCCACCGCCACATCTTTGGTCGGCAACGTCTACCTGGGTCGGGTCCAGAACGTTCTGCCCTCCATGGAGGCCGCGTTCGTCGACATCGGCCGCGGCCGCAACGCAGTCCTGTACGCCGGAGAGGTCAACTGGGACGCCGCCGGGCTCGAGGGTCAGCCCAAACGCATCGAACAGGCTCTGTCGTCCGGGGACAAGGTCCTGGTCCAGGTCACCAAGGACCCCGTGGGACACAAGGGCGCACGCCTCACGAGCCAGGTGTCCTTGCCGGGCCGGTTCATCGTCTACGTCCCCGACGGCTCCATGACCGGCATCAGCCGCAAGCTCCCCGACAAGGAACGCACCCGCCTGCGCGGCATCCTGCGCGCCGCCCTGCCCGAAGGGGCAGGTGTCATCGTGCGCACCGCCGCCGAGGGCGCCAGCGAGGAGGACCTCGCCCGCGACGTCGAGTACCTCACCTCCACGTGGGAGCAGATCCAGGCCAAAGCCGAGAAGGCCAACCCCCCGGCCATGCTGCACAGCGAACCCGACCTGGCGTTGCGGGTGGTGCGCGACATCTTCAACTCCGACTTCGAGTCGTTGGTCGTCTCGGGTGACGATGTCGCCGACACCCTCGTCGCGTATGTCGGCGACAACGCACCCGGGCTCTCCGAGCGTGTGACGCGCTGGACCGGTACCGATGACGTGTTCGCCAAGTACCGCATCGATGAGCAACTGGCCAAGGCGCTCGACCGAAAGGTCTATCTGCCGTCCGGTGGGTCCCTCGTGATCGACCGCACCGAGGCCATGACCGTGGTCGACGTCAACACCGGGCGCTTCACGGGTCAGGGTGGCAACCTCGAGGAGACCGTCACCCGCAACAACCTCGAAGCGGCCGAGGAGATCGTCCGTCAGATCCGGCTGCGCGACATCGGTGGGATCATCGTCATCGACTTCATCGACATGGTCCTGGAAAGCAACCGCGACCTCGTGCTGCGTCGCCTGGTCGAGTGCCTGGGTCGCGACCGCACCAAACACCAGGTGGCGGAGGTCACCTCGCTGGGATTGGTGCAGATGACCCGCAAGAGGATCGGCCAGGGGCTGCTCGAGACCTTCAGCGAGCCGTGCGAATGCTGCAACGGACGCGGGATCAAGGTCCACAGTGAGCCGCTCGAGGGGCGGGGCAAGGACAAGCGGCCCCGTTCGGTGCGGCCTCCCGGCGCACACGATCCGATTGAGGCCGCGCGGGCCCGGGCGGCGGGCACCGATGCCGCCGACAGCGGCTCGGAGGAGGTCGGCGCCGAGTCGGCCGAGGCCAACGGCGAGTCGGCAGAGTCCGGTGCCGAGGCGGCTCCGGGTGAGACCGAGGTGGCTCCGGGCGATGTCCAACCGGATACCGAGGACCCCACCGACAGCAACCCGCCCGAGGGCGACCAGTCCGGGGACGCCGAGCACCCGGTTTGA
- the obgE gene encoding GTPase ObgE, with the protein MAPSFIDLVTVHATAGDGGNGCASVHREKFRPLGGPDGGNGGRGGSIVLLADPATHTLLEFHRRPHLKAGNGGAGRGGNRTGGDGSDVIALVPVGTVVMSGRGEVLADLTAPGTTWTLANGGRGGLGNAALASPRRKAPGFALLGEPGEHRDVTLELKTVADAALVGFPSAGKSSLISAMSAARPKVADYPFTTLEPHLGVVAAGDTSFTIADVPGLIPGASSGKGLGLEFLRHIERCHVIVHVIDCATLEPGRDPLTDLDVIEAELAHYGGFADRPRIVVLNKIDVPQARELAELVTPELLSHGWPVIPVSAASHEGLRSLGFAIADLLRDRPAEASPARPVVLTPPAADDSGFTVTADGEMFVVRGTRPERWVRQTDFSNDEAVGYLADRLARLGVEDTLIELGADEGSTVVIGPADSGVIFDFQPSISAGGHRPSGPRGTDERVDGR; encoded by the coding sequence ATGGCCCCCTCGTTCATCGACCTCGTGACGGTGCACGCCACCGCGGGTGACGGCGGGAACGGGTGCGCGTCCGTGCACCGCGAGAAGTTCAGGCCCCTGGGTGGACCCGACGGCGGCAATGGCGGCCGAGGTGGCTCGATCGTCCTGCTCGCCGACCCCGCCACCCACACTCTGCTGGAGTTCCATCGTCGCCCCCACCTGAAGGCGGGCAACGGTGGTGCCGGCAGGGGCGGCAACCGCACCGGCGGCGACGGATCAGACGTCATTGCGCTTGTTCCCGTGGGGACCGTCGTCATGTCGGGCCGAGGAGAGGTCCTCGCGGATCTCACCGCTCCCGGCACCACGTGGACCCTGGCCAACGGGGGCAGAGGAGGGCTCGGGAACGCCGCGCTGGCGTCACCGCGCCGCAAGGCACCGGGATTCGCGTTGCTCGGTGAACCCGGTGAACACCGCGACGTGACACTGGAACTCAAGACCGTCGCGGACGCCGCGCTCGTCGGATTCCCCAGCGCCGGCAAGTCGAGCTTGATCTCGGCCATGAGCGCCGCAAGACCCAAGGTCGCCGACTACCCCTTCACCACACTGGAACCACACCTGGGGGTCGTCGCCGCCGGAGACACGTCGTTCACCATCGCCGACGTCCCCGGCCTGATCCCGGGTGCCAGCAGCGGCAAGGGCCTCGGACTCGAGTTCCTGCGCCACATCGAGCGATGTCACGTCATCGTCCACGTCATCGACTGCGCCACCCTCGAACCCGGGCGCGATCCGCTGACGGACCTGGACGTCATCGAAGCCGAACTGGCCCACTACGGCGGGTTCGCCGACCGGCCCCGCATCGTGGTCTTGAACAAGATCGACGTTCCCCAGGCGCGGGAACTCGCCGAACTCGTGACCCCCGAGTTGCTGTCACACGGCTGGCCGGTGATCCCGGTCAGTGCCGCCAGTCATGAAGGTCTGCGCTCCTTGGGGTTCGCGATCGCGGACTTGCTGCGCGATCGACCTGCCGAGGCGTCGCCCGCCCGCCCGGTCGTGTTGACGCCGCCAGCCGCCGACGACAGCGGATTCACAGTGACGGCTGACGGTGAGATGTTCGTGGTACGCGGAACCCGCCCTGAACGGTGGGTGCGCCAGACCGACTTCTCCAACGACGAGGCGGTCGGGTACTTGGCCGACCGATTGGCGCGCCTCGGAGTCGAGGACACACTGATCGAACTCGGTGCCGACGAAGGATCCACGGTCGTGATCGGACCCGCCGATTCGGGTGTCATCTTCGACTTCCAGCCCTCCATCTCAGCCGGCGGACACCGCCCGAGCGGGCCACGCGGCACCGACGAGCGGGTGGACGGCCGATGA
- the rodA gene encoding rod shape-determining protein RodA yields MTITSPRPRLALRQRDRRHAARLDWVLLASALALSLLGCVLVASASAATTGGAPAKRQFLSVLAAVILAYAVSRVEPRSLRAWSPVLYLVAMAGLLLPFTPLGVEIAGAQAWVSLPLGFTVQPSEFAKLALICALATTLAVGPRDQAIGNDVVVRALALAALPLALVLVGNDTGSAMIITGIVAAIMLIAGVSWRWLAGLGGAAVAVAVAAISLGLLADYQMQRLLAFLDPTADPWGSGLNTLQARVAVGSGGVTGRGLFDGPQTQGGFVPVNDSDFVFTVAAEELGLLGALVLLALLAVLLWRGLRIAFDARDMFGRLIAVGVVAWFALQAFENIGMNLGVMPVTGVTLPFVSYGGSSMIAAWLGVGLLQLVRLASNPPPRV; encoded by the coding sequence ATGACCATCACAAGCCCCCGGCCCCGCCTGGCTCTGCGGCAGCGCGATCGACGCCATGCCGCCCGCCTCGACTGGGTGCTGCTCGCCTCGGCGCTCGCGCTGTCCCTGCTCGGCTGCGTCCTCGTCGCCTCGGCCAGTGCTGCCACCACGGGCGGTGCGCCAGCCAAACGCCAGTTCCTGTCCGTGCTCGCAGCCGTGATCCTCGCGTACGCCGTCAGCCGGGTCGAACCCCGATCACTGCGCGCGTGGTCACCGGTGCTGTACCTCGTGGCCATGGCCGGACTCCTGCTGCCGTTCACACCACTGGGCGTCGAGATCGCCGGCGCCCAGGCGTGGGTGTCGCTGCCCCTCGGCTTCACCGTGCAGCCGTCGGAGTTCGCCAAACTCGCGCTCATCTGCGCCCTGGCCACCACGCTGGCCGTCGGTCCCCGCGACCAGGCGATCGGCAACGATGTCGTCGTGCGGGCTCTGGCTCTGGCGGCGCTGCCGCTCGCACTCGTGCTGGTCGGCAACGATACCGGCTCGGCGATGATCATCACCGGCATCGTCGCGGCGATCATGCTGATCGCCGGGGTGTCGTGGCGGTGGCTCGCCGGTCTCGGGGGCGCTGCTGTCGCCGTCGCGGTCGCGGCCATCAGTCTGGGGTTGCTCGCCGACTACCAGATGCAGCGACTCCTCGCGTTCCTCGACCCGACCGCGGACCCGTGGGGGTCGGGACTGAACACTCTGCAGGCGCGCGTGGCCGTCGGATCGGGGGGCGTGACCGGTCGGGGACTGTTCGACGGGCCGCAGACCCAGGGCGGGTTCGTGCCCGTCAACGACTCCGACTTCGTGTTCACCGTCGCCGCCGAGGAACTCGGCTTGCTCGGAGCGCTGGTGCTGCTCGCGTTGCTCGCGGTGCTGCTGTGGCGGGGTCTGCGGATCGCGTTCGACGCTCGCGACATGTTCGGCCGACTGATCGCGGTCGGCGTCGTCGCCTGGTTCGCGTTGCAGGCGTTCGAGAACATCGGCATGAATCTCGGGGTCATGCCCGTCACCGGCGTCACGCTGCCGTTCGTGTCCTACGGCGGATCGTCCATGATCGCGGCCTGGCTGGGGGTCGGACTGCTGCAGTTGGTGCGGTTGGCCAGCAATCCGCCGCCGCGCGTCTGA